CCAAATAcggctgaaaaaaaatatttttgtatatatgaTAACACGTTaatatttgtgtttctttccttctttttcttttttggtgagTTGGGTTTACTTCCCTCACTTTATTTTGGCTCAACATTGATTTGATCTACTCCggttactactactactattactattactatcaCTATTACCATCACGATGActattgttactgttgttactattattattgttatttttattactatAAATTTACTTTTATTGACGTTGGGCCAAACCAAACGGGTAAGCATATTGACACTATGTACTGGGAAATGGAAGGGTGGGAACTGAAAGAAAgcatgaaaacaaaaaaaaacaaaatgaaacaggTAGTGGGTAATGACAACAATATTATTAATTATCAAAATGTGTCGCCGCTGTcgcttttattatttaagttcttacaaa
This region of Trypanosoma brucei brucei TREU927 chromosome 1, complete sequence genomic DNA includes:
- a CDS encoding hypothetical protein, unlikely (unlikely gene predicted by glimmer), producing the protein MYWEMEGWELKESMKTKKNKMKQVVGNDNNIINYQNVSPLSLLLFKFLQKKTLESVVVNHVLVSEV
- a CDS encoding hypothetical protein, unlikely (unlikely gene predicted by glimmer), whose product is MTAWGPNTAEKKYFCIYDNTLIFVFLSFFFFFGELGLLPSLYFGSTLI